A single genomic interval of Fibrobacter sp. UWB13 harbors:
- a CDS encoding carbohydrate-binding family 9-like protein, whose amino-acid sequence MKWTANQGIIHPMVTAEFSQTTNCIVVKFTIEEPVDCYRAAVQEDNGRSWEDSCVEIFLQNPANPAEYFNFETTSRGFVLAARGTDRNNRQTLSLEAIAKIKRSGTAPSIQDDSVYWTMSIEIPAEIFGIKAFEAPLRGNLYKCADKANTPHYLSAFRIETEKPDFHRPEFFQVLG is encoded by the coding sequence ATGAAATGGACGGCAAATCAGGGTATCATCCACCCGATGGTCACTGCCGAGTTTTCGCAAACGACAAATTGCATCGTCGTCAAGTTTACCATTGAAGAACCTGTAGACTGCTACCGCGCCGCCGTTCAGGAAGACAACGGACGCAGCTGGGAAGATTCCTGCGTGGAAATCTTTTTGCAGAACCCAGCAAACCCAGCCGAATATTTCAACTTCGAAACGACAAGCCGAGGATTTGTACTTGCTGCCCGCGGCACCGATCGCAATAACAGACAAACGCTTTCGCTTGAAGCAATTGCAAAAATCAAGCGTTCGGGAACAGCGCCAAGCATCCAGGACGATTCCGTCTACTGGACAATGTCGATTGAAATTCCTGCCGAAATTTTTGGAATCAAAGCATTTGAGGCGCCACTCCGCGGAAACCTCTACAAGTGCGCTGACAAAGCAAACACGCCTCATTACCTGAGCGCGTTCCGCATAGAAACAGAAAAACCGGACTTTCACCGTCCGGAGTTCTTTCAAGTTTTAGGATAA
- a CDS encoding pseudouridine synthase, whose translation MSTVIIFNKPFGVLSQFTPEAGHPALDSFGFPPGVYAAGRLDHDSEGALLLTDNGKLIKKLLDPKYEHPRTYLAQVDGQITEEAVRKLAKGVDIKGYHTKPCKAEIVEAPEWIWERNPPVRFRANIPTSWVKLTLIEGKNRQVRHMTAAVGFPTLRLVRVQIGNIPLGKLKPGEWRIVTDKVI comes from the coding sequence ATGTCTACCGTTATTATTTTCAATAAGCCTTTTGGTGTTTTGAGCCAGTTCACCCCCGAAGCGGGCCACCCCGCCCTCGATAGCTTCGGATTTCCGCCAGGAGTGTACGCCGCAGGTCGCCTCGACCATGATAGCGAAGGCGCTTTGCTCCTGACTGATAACGGCAAGCTCATCAAAAAACTTTTGGACCCGAAATACGAGCACCCACGCACATACTTAGCACAAGTGGACGGTCAAATCACCGAAGAAGCCGTCCGTAAGCTCGCCAAAGGCGTAGACATCAAGGGCTACCACACCAAGCCCTGCAAAGCTGAAATTGTCGAAGCCCCGGAATGGATTTGGGAACGCAATCCGCCGGTACGTTTCCGCGCAAACATTCCCACTAGCTGGGTAAAGCTCACGCTCATTGAAGGCAAGAACCGCCAAGTCCGTCACATGACTGCAGCCGTAGGCTTCCCCACGCTCCGCCTTGTCCGCGTGCAAATCGGAAACATTCCGCTTGGCAAATTAAAGCCAGGCGAATGGCGCATCGTCACAGACAAAGTTATTTAA
- a CDS encoding SpoVG family protein: MAEKTEKKTSGFPAMSPAFDCLAVTNVQVFPFKEGANLGHMKGLATIVLNDQIQIRGLRVMDGENGMFVGYPIDTFYKGEDYRTVCLPITRQLREHIENCVLEKYQAAVA; encoded by the coding sequence ATGGCTGAAAAAACAGAAAAGAAAACCTCTGGTTTCCCTGCAATGTCCCCGGCATTTGATTGCCTTGCCGTGACGAATGTTCAAGTATTTCCGTTCAAGGAAGGTGCAAACCTTGGCCACATGAAGGGGCTTGCGACCATCGTGTTGAACGACCAAATCCAGATTCGCGGGCTCCGCGTGATGGATGGCGAAAATGGCATGTTTGTGGGCTACCCGATTGATACGTTCTACAAGGGCGAAGATTATCGTACTGTGTGTTTGCCGATTACGCGTCAGCTGCGTGAACACATTGAAAATTGCGTGCTTGAAAAGTATCAGGCTGCAGTAGCTTAA
- a CDS encoding fumarate hydratase, with the protein MAFKYEATVQHGEDTTEYVSLGKDGVSVAEFEGKKILKVSKEALTKIAQAAFEEVEFCLRPAHTAKVAKILQDPEASDNDKFVALTMLKNACVAAKGILPFCQDTGTAICVAHKGQQVWTGFDDAEAISEGVYNAYTTKNLRYSQIAPLTMYEEKNTGCNLPAQIDIHAEEGAEMKFLFVAKGGGSANKTYYWPMTKALLNPKSLEKFLAEKVKTLGTAACPPYHLAIVIGGTSAEMNTHMVKLASCGYLDDIPTSGSEGGRIFRDLEMEEKVLHICQKTGIGAQFGGKYLVHDVRVIRAPRHAASCPVSIGVSCSADRNIKAKIDENGLWLEKMEHHPENYIPAGNAVNLAPAVEIDLDRPMKEVLADLTKYPVKTRLSLKGTMIVARDMAHAKIAEIFDKQERGEELTDEEKTVLKVVSDHPIYYAGPAKTPAGMPTGSFGPTTANRMDPYVMRFQSKGASMIMVAKGNRSQDVTDACKKYGGFFLGSIGGPAAILAEQNILSNDIVAFPELGMEAIRKITIKDFPAFILVDDKGNNFFEGLI; encoded by the coding sequence ATGGCATTCAAATACGAAGCTACCGTCCAGCACGGTGAAGATACTACCGAATACGTAAGTCTCGGTAAAGATGGCGTTTCCGTCGCCGAATTCGAAGGCAAGAAGATCCTCAAGGTTTCTAAGGAAGCTTTGACAAAGATTGCTCAGGCTGCTTTCGAAGAAGTTGAATTCTGCCTCCGTCCGGCCCACACGGCTAAGGTCGCAAAGATCCTCCAGGATCCGGAAGCTTCGGATAACGACAAGTTTGTCGCTCTCACCATGCTCAAGAACGCATGCGTTGCCGCCAAGGGCATCCTCCCGTTCTGCCAGGATACCGGTACGGCTATTTGCGTTGCCCACAAGGGTCAGCAGGTTTGGACGGGCTTTGATGACGCCGAAGCTATTTCTGAAGGTGTCTACAACGCCTACACCACCAAGAACCTTCGTTACAGCCAGATTGCTCCCTTGACGATGTACGAAGAAAAGAACACCGGTTGCAACCTCCCGGCTCAGATTGATATCCACGCCGAAGAAGGTGCCGAAATGAAGTTCTTGTTCGTCGCCAAGGGCGGTGGTTCTGCTAACAAGACTTACTATTGGCCGATGACCAAGGCGCTCCTCAACCCGAAGTCCTTGGAAAAGTTCCTTGCCGAAAAGGTGAAAACTCTCGGTACTGCCGCTTGCCCTCCGTACCACCTTGCTATCGTGATTGGCGGTACCTCTGCCGAAATGAATACGCACATGGTGAAGCTCGCTAGCTGCGGCTACCTCGACGATATTCCGACTTCCGGTTCCGAAGGCGGCCGTATCTTCCGCGACCTCGAAATGGAAGAAAAGGTTCTGCACATTTGCCAAAAGACGGGCATTGGCGCCCAGTTCGGTGGCAAGTACCTCGTACACGATGTCCGTGTGATCCGCGCTCCGCGTCATGCTGCTAGCTGCCCGGTTTCTATCGGCGTGAGCTGCTCTGCTGACCGAAACATCAAGGCAAAGATTGACGAAAACGGCCTCTGGCTCGAAAAGATGGAACACCATCCGGAAAACTACATCCCGGCTGGCAACGCCGTGAACCTCGCTCCGGCAGTGGAAATCGACCTTGACCGCCCGATGAAGGAAGTGCTCGCCGACCTTACCAAGTATCCGGTGAAGACGCGCCTCAGCCTCAAGGGCACGATGATTGTGGCCCGCGACATGGCCCACGCAAAGATTGCCGAAATCTTCGACAAGCAGGAACGCGGCGAAGAACTCACCGACGAAGAAAAGACCGTGCTCAAGGTTGTGTCCGACCACCCGATTTACTACGCCGGCCCGGCCAAGACTCCGGCAGGCATGCCCACCGGTAGCTTCGGCCCGACGACGGCCAACCGCATGGACCCGTACGTGATGCGCTTCCAGAGCAAGGGTGCTTCGATGATCATGGTCGCTAAGGGCAACCGCAGCCAGGACGTGACTGACGCCTGCAAGAAGTACGGTGGATTCTTCCTCGGCTCTATCGGCGGCCCGGCAGCCATCCTCGCTGAACAGAACATTCTGTCCAACGACATCGTGGCATTCCCGGAACTCGGCATGGAAGCCATCCGCAAGATCACCATCAAGGACTTCCCGGCATTCATCCTCGTGGATGACAAGGGCAACAATTTCTTTGAAGGACTGATTTAA
- a CDS encoding arabinofuranosidase catalytic domain-containing protein — MRYTTIKVVALLAATAITVYANEGPCDIYARAKTPCVAAHSLTRALYSSYSGNLYQVRRADGQTKDIPVEEPGGFVKSSVQDDFCAGSKCTISIIYDQSSYKNDLKKSPPVYWLKEGAKEADANRAPIYISGRKAYGFYRDAWSATGYRNNNTKGVATGDEEESMYMVVDGRHYNDLCCFNYGNAETTGNDDGPGTMECIYFGSDKDWGGPGQGNGPWVAADLEDGVFKGNDAGWQWGKTHTTPWPDALSIEADYVTAMLKGPNDGTFKLKGGSAQKGKLNTMWDGPRKRGYSPRKLQGAIVLGNGGDGSDGGAGTFFEGCMTIGNPPDSIDDKVQANIVAAGYGSKIELKKPEPIEPFKDTLTIPGKIEVENYDKGGNGQGFLDTDIENENSLYREDNAGLDSAGDAIIYGWGYANDWLRYTVKVSKNDSLDITARVSSPSDSTFFSVLVDDKDIAKITVPNTGDWKNFETVTTTVPAITAGEHVLKIRIDKPYFNLDWIEIAAAKEKTALPKFSIRTNSSQAYSVYDVLGNRVTSFQASESSMQNIWDKARVNLPGGIYVIKTNSKTIRISNTK; from the coding sequence ATGCGATACACAACAATCAAGGTTGTAGCCTTGTTAGCGGCTACAGCCATAACAGTCTATGCTAACGAAGGCCCGTGCGACATTTACGCCAGGGCAAAAACTCCATGCGTCGCAGCACACAGCTTGACACGTGCACTCTACTCCAGCTACAGCGGGAACCTCTACCAAGTCCGCAGAGCCGATGGGCAAACCAAGGACATTCCTGTCGAAGAGCCGGGAGGCTTTGTCAAATCCTCCGTGCAAGACGACTTTTGTGCAGGTTCCAAATGCACAATTTCAATCATTTACGACCAGAGTAGCTACAAGAACGACCTGAAAAAATCGCCACCAGTCTATTGGCTAAAAGAAGGCGCCAAGGAAGCGGACGCCAACAGAGCCCCGATATACATCAGCGGGCGCAAGGCTTACGGATTCTATCGCGACGCTTGGTCCGCTACCGGTTACCGCAATAACAACACCAAAGGTGTAGCCACCGGAGACGAAGAAGAATCCATGTACATGGTGGTTGATGGCAGGCATTACAACGACTTGTGCTGTTTCAACTACGGAAACGCAGAAACGACCGGTAACGATGACGGCCCGGGAACTATGGAATGCATCTACTTCGGAAGCGACAAGGACTGGGGCGGTCCAGGACAAGGAAACGGTCCGTGGGTTGCCGCCGACTTGGAAGACGGCGTATTCAAGGGAAACGATGCTGGTTGGCAATGGGGTAAAACCCATACGACACCGTGGCCGGACGCACTTTCTATTGAAGCAGACTATGTAACCGCCATGCTCAAAGGCCCGAACGACGGGACGTTCAAGCTCAAAGGCGGCAGTGCTCAAAAAGGAAAACTCAACACCATGTGGGACGGCCCGCGCAAAAGAGGCTACAGCCCGCGCAAATTGCAAGGCGCCATCGTACTCGGCAACGGCGGTGACGGCAGCGACGGCGGTGCAGGAACATTCTTCGAAGGCTGCATGACAATCGGCAACCCGCCAGATTCTATTGACGATAAAGTTCAAGCAAACATTGTCGCTGCCGGTTATGGAAGTAAAATTGAACTCAAGAAGCCCGAGCCGATAGAACCGTTTAAAGACACGCTTACCATCCCGGGAAAAATCGAAGTGGAAAACTACGACAAGGGCGGCAACGGTCAGGGATTCTTGGACACCGACATTGAAAACGAGAACTCGCTCTACCGCGAAGACAACGCAGGTCTCGACAGTGCAGGCGATGCGATTATTTACGGTTGGGGTTACGCCAACGACTGGTTGCGTTATACGGTAAAAGTTTCCAAGAACGATTCGCTCGACATTACCGCACGCGTCTCGTCGCCAAGCGATAGCACATTCTTCTCCGTACTCGTTGATGATAAAGATATCGCCAAAATCACAGTTCCCAACACCGGTGACTGGAAAAACTTCGAAACCGTCACAACGACCGTACCTGCAATTACCGCGGGCGAACACGTACTCAAGATTAGAATCGACAAGCCATACTTTAATCTCGATTGGATTGAAATTGCTGCGGCCAAAGAAAAAACGGCATTGCCTAAATTCAGCATTCGGACAAATTCATCGCAAGCCTACTCCGTCTATGATGTCCTTGGGAACCGCGTGACCTCATTCCAAGCAAGCGAAAGCTCTATGCAAAACATTTGGGATAAAGCTCGTGTAAATCTACCAGGTGGCATTTACGTCATCAAGACCAATAGCAAAACAATTCGAATTTCAAATACGAAATAA
- a CDS encoding acyl-[acyl-carrier-protein] thioesterase — MIDIYTLAKNPLVFQKPRTITSAYIDVSGKMGLAQTVLMVQDNITENFGAMKMDNFVVKEKGGFWVVYKAKFKFLKRPYWRDKVVTTSFPADNQLIRLNENTAITTVEGEPIIFAKQEMCCLSLDRHRPMRLSSVDFPTEGFPEAFMTDEFDRFNVKPEEYEEVYQQKVLPQHIDMSHHMNNIEYVKLALNVFSASDLELCIPSELEVHYLGESEEGQTMRVFRADHNGATYMRILDENDRAVFEMKLRMM; from the coding sequence ATGATTGATATTTATACTTTGGCGAAAAATCCGCTCGTGTTCCAAAAGCCGAGAACAATAACTTCGGCTTATATTGATGTTTCTGGAAAGATGGGCCTTGCACAGACTGTGCTCATGGTCCAGGACAATATTACTGAAAATTTTGGCGCCATGAAAATGGATAATTTCGTGGTGAAAGAAAAGGGCGGCTTCTGGGTCGTTTACAAGGCAAAGTTCAAGTTCCTCAAGCGCCCGTATTGGCGCGATAAGGTTGTGACGACATCCTTCCCGGCAGATAACCAGTTGATTCGTTTGAACGAAAATACGGCGATTACCACGGTGGAAGGCGAACCGATTATTTTTGCAAAACAGGAAATGTGCTGCCTCAGTCTCGATCGCCATCGCCCGATGCGACTTTCTTCGGTGGACTTCCCGACGGAAGGTTTCCCGGAAGCGTTTATGACGGATGAATTCGACCGCTTTAACGTGAAGCCTGAAGAGTACGAAGAAGTTTATCAGCAAAAGGTGTTGCCGCAGCATATCGACATGTCGCACCACATGAACAATATCGAATATGTGAAGCTTGCATTGAACGTGTTTAGCGCTTCGGATTTGGAACTCTGCATTCCGTCAGAACTCGAGGTCCATTACTTGGGCGAATCCGAAGAAGGGCAGACGATGAGAGTCTTCCGTGCGGACCACAACGGTGCTACGTACATGCGAATTCTCGACGAAAATGATCGCGCCGTCTTCGAGATGAAACTCCGTATGATGTAA
- a CDS encoding YifB family Mg chelatase-like AAA ATPase produces the protein MFRRIRSYCLFGIKAVPVSVEVDAAQGLPGFTLVGLPDNAVRESRERVVSAIRSIGKVVTGFRTTVNLSPADLRKEGSALDLPLAIGLLVSTGEIEVPQLERYVFVGELSLDGLLKPVRGVLSIAMNLSTERGCILVIPRGNVQEASLVEGLHFVCADSLGECVEILARNSSQNVKIAKGIASYRVDVDDKVPDFKNVVGMEGVKRALEIAAAGAHNFLLVGSPGAGKTLCAKCLPGILPEMTEQEILETTRIHSCARSAGDSDEFKPVLARPFRSPHHSASMVSLVGGGTRLLPGEASLAHNGVLFLDELPEFNRSVLEALREPMEEGEISVSRASGTVVWPARFMMGAAMNPCPCGYSMDPKRECTCLPEARKRYREKISGPLLDRIDIQVSVPPVDAAMFAIKGRGESSADIRRRVCAARAIQRERFRNLTFKSNAEMSSEYARKFAAMTPAIESFAVNAAAKMELSARGYFRLLKVARTIADLRGASAVDIMDLSEALRYRAFRG, from the coding sequence TTGTTTCGCAGAATCCGTTCTTATTGCTTGTTTGGAATAAAGGCTGTTCCTGTTAGTGTAGAAGTCGATGCCGCTCAAGGACTGCCTGGGTTTACTCTTGTTGGGCTTCCGGACAATGCGGTAAGGGAATCTCGAGAACGTGTTGTTTCGGCGATACGTTCCATCGGAAAAGTGGTGACCGGTTTTCGTACAACGGTAAACTTGTCACCTGCGGATCTGCGAAAGGAGGGGAGTGCGTTAGACCTTCCGCTGGCGATTGGCTTGCTTGTTTCAACGGGGGAGATTGAAGTCCCGCAGTTGGAACGTTATGTCTTTGTGGGCGAACTTTCATTGGATGGTTTGTTGAAGCCTGTCCGTGGTGTGTTATCCATTGCAATGAATTTGTCTACAGAACGTGGGTGTATTCTCGTTATTCCGCGCGGGAATGTGCAGGAGGCTTCGCTGGTGGAAGGTCTTCATTTTGTTTGTGCGGATTCACTTGGTGAATGTGTTGAAATCTTGGCGCGCAATTCCAGTCAGAATGTGAAAATTGCAAAAGGGATTGCCTCGTACCGAGTAGATGTTGATGATAAAGTCCCTGATTTTAAGAATGTGGTGGGGATGGAAGGCGTAAAGCGTGCGCTTGAAATTGCCGCTGCTGGTGCGCATAACTTTTTACTTGTTGGGTCTCCTGGTGCGGGCAAGACGCTTTGTGCGAAATGCTTGCCGGGAATTTTGCCCGAGATGACTGAACAGGAAATCTTGGAAACAACGCGAATTCATTCGTGTGCTCGTAGTGCAGGTGATTCTGATGAATTTAAACCTGTGCTTGCTAGACCGTTCCGTTCACCGCATCATTCAGCGTCGATGGTCTCGCTTGTGGGCGGCGGCACTAGGCTTTTGCCGGGCGAGGCGAGCTTGGCGCATAATGGGGTACTGTTTCTGGATGAACTGCCTGAGTTCAACCGGAGTGTCTTGGAAGCGTTACGCGAACCGATGGAAGAAGGAGAAATTTCGGTTAGCCGAGCAAGCGGTACTGTGGTGTGGCCTGCTCGATTTATGATGGGCGCTGCAATGAACCCGTGTCCGTGTGGCTATTCTATGGACCCGAAGCGTGAATGCACTTGCTTACCCGAGGCGCGCAAACGTTATCGCGAAAAAATTTCGGGTCCGCTATTGGACCGTATCGATATTCAAGTGAGCGTGCCGCCTGTAGATGCTGCGATGTTTGCGATAAAAGGGCGAGGGGAGTCTTCTGCTGATATTCGTAGGCGCGTATGTGCGGCACGTGCGATTCAGCGGGAACGCTTCCGTAATTTGACGTTTAAATCCAATGCCGAGATGTCATCGGAATACGCACGGAAATTTGCGGCGATGACGCCTGCTATAGAAAGTTTTGCGGTAAATGCAGCTGCTAAAATGGAATTGAGTGCGCGCGGATATTTTAGATTGTTAAAAGTCGCGCGCACGATTGCTGACTTGCGCGGCGCCTCCGCCGTTGATATTATGGATCTTTCCGAAGCCTTGCGCTACCGTGCCTTTAGAGGCTAG
- a CDS encoding GIY-YIG nuclease family protein translates to MQKKGFTYILFNKKNGTLYVGVTSDLKKRVLEHKSKIIPGFTKKYNVDKLGYFEELTSIRFAIEREKKLKRLHRCDKIRLIESVNSEWKDLFELMA, encoded by the coding sequence ATGCAAAAGAAAGGTTTTACATATATCTTATTCAATAAAAAGAATGGAACTCTTTATGTTGGAGTGACTTCTGATTTGAAAAAGCGGGTCTTAGAGCATAAGTCTAAAATCATTCCTGGATTCACGAAAAAATATAATGTGGATAAATTAGGTTATTTTGAAGAGCTAACATCAATTCGCTTTGCTATAGAAAGGGAGAAAAAATTAAAGCGATTGCATCGGTGCGATAAAATAAGATTAATTGAATCTGTTAATTCCGAATGGAAAGATCTTTTTGAATTGATGGCTTAG
- the folB gene encoding dihydroneopterin aldolase, whose product MVMEQGRIRLKDVQFDCIVGILPYERENEQPIILNLTLWLDFAKAAETEDLNESIDYAKLAEELKGFIRLSCFKLVETLVVKTAEYVLEHYPKATAVEVSVAKPKAVPGCLGAEASVKIIRD is encoded by the coding sequence ATGGTAATGGAACAAGGGCGAATCCGACTCAAGGATGTTCAATTTGATTGCATTGTAGGCATACTCCCCTACGAACGCGAAAATGAGCAACCAATCATCTTGAACCTGACCCTTTGGTTGGACTTTGCCAAAGCTGCAGAAACAGAAGATTTAAACGAATCTATTGATTATGCAAAGCTGGCGGAAGAACTTAAAGGGTTCATCCGCCTTTCTTGTTTCAAGCTAGTAGAAACGCTTGTTGTAAAGACTGCAGAATACGTCTTGGAACATTACCCCAAAGCAACCGCCGTTGAAGTCTCCGTTGCAAAGCCTAAGGCCGTCCCCGGCTGTCTAGGCGCCGAAGCAAGCGTGAAGATAATTAGGGATTAA
- the pgk gene encoding phosphoglycerate kinase, with product MAKLSIEDLELAGKRVFIRVDFNVPQDKVTGEITNTKRIEAALPTIQYALDHGAAVVLASHLGRPNGEKNMKYTLAPVAKKLEELIKKPVKFLSDCVGPEVEAACAAIKPGEIILLENLRFHIEEEGKRKIKNADGTETKEKADKEAVKAFRASLTKLADVYVNDAFGTAHRDHSSMTGVELPQRAAGFLMNKELKAFDQVLNNPPRPFLAILGGAKVADKIQLINNLLDKADKIIIGGGMAFTFKKVLNNIEIGSSLFDEEGAKLVPDLMAKAKAAGKEIILPVDYIAADKFAADAATKAVSDAEGIPAGWMGLDVGAESTKLFVDAIKSAKTIVWNGPAGVFEFEAFEKATKAMADAIVEATAAGAITVIGGGDTATAAKKYGADKKVTHTSTGGGASLELLEGKVLPGVAVLTDK from the coding sequence ATGGCAAAGCTTTCTATCGAAGATCTCGAACTCGCCGGCAAGCGCGTGTTCATCCGTGTTGACTTCAACGTTCCGCAGGACAAGGTGACTGGCGAAATCACCAACACCAAGCGTATCGAAGCCGCTCTCCCGACCATCCAGTACGCTCTCGATCATGGTGCAGCAGTCGTGCTCGCTTCCCACCTCGGCCGTCCGAATGGCGAAAAGAACATGAAGTACACGCTCGCTCCGGTTGCTAAGAAGCTCGAAGAACTCATCAAGAAGCCGGTGAAGTTCCTCTCCGACTGCGTGGGTCCGGAAGTTGAAGCTGCCTGCGCTGCTATCAAGCCGGGTGAAATCATCCTCCTCGAAAACCTCCGCTTCCACATCGAAGAAGAAGGCAAGCGCAAGATCAAGAACGCCGATGGCACCGAAACTAAGGAAAAGGCCGACAAGGAAGCCGTCAAGGCATTCCGCGCAAGCCTCACCAAGCTCGCTGACGTTTATGTGAACGACGCTTTCGGTACCGCTCACCGCGACCACTCTTCCATGACTGGTGTTGAACTCCCGCAGCGTGCCGCTGGTTTCCTCATGAACAAGGAACTCAAGGCTTTCGACCAGGTCCTCAACAATCCTCCGCGTCCGTTCCTCGCCATCCTCGGCGGTGCAAAGGTCGCTGACAAGATCCAGCTCATCAACAACCTCCTCGACAAGGCCGACAAGATCATCATCGGCGGTGGCATGGCTTTCACTTTCAAGAAGGTTCTCAACAACATCGAAATCGGTTCTTCTTTGTTTGACGAAGAAGGTGCCAAGCTCGTTCCGGATCTGATGGCTAAGGCTAAGGCTGCTGGCAAGGAAATCATCCTCCCGGTTGACTACATCGCTGCTGACAAGTTCGCTGCCGACGCTGCTACCAAGGCTGTCTCTGACGCAGAAGGCATTCCGGCTGGCTGGATGGGCCTCGATGTGGGCGCTGAATCCACCAAGCTCTTCGTTGACGCTATCAAGTCTGCAAAGACCATCGTTTGGAACGGTCCTGCAGGCGTGTTCGAATTCGAAGCCTTCGAAAAGGCTACCAAGGCTATGGCTGACGCTATCGTCGAAGCTACCGCTGCTGGTGCAATCACCGTGATCGGTGGTGGCGATACCGCTACGGCTGCCAAGAAGTACGGCGCTGACAAGAAGGTGACCCACACCTCTACGGGTGGTGGCGCATCTTTGGAACTCTTGGAAGGTAAAGTCCTCCCGGGTGTTGCAGTGCTTACTGACAAGTAA